One region of Alosa sapidissima isolate fAloSap1 chromosome 1, fAloSap1.pri, whole genome shotgun sequence genomic DNA includes:
- the angptl4 gene encoding angiopoietin-related protein 4, translating into MKVTVTNLLLCTALLATTGSGFPFERKGSAGKEKRVQYAAWDDVNVLAHGLLQLGQGLKEHVDKTKLQVRDITAKLKSFNSTVTDLGKLTLRLQEDNKVLRARTEGLEERESQVLNVSSELREKADELLTEKQRVHERMSQLEEKMNNVLQGEGLQGASGNSTDARTIQWMLEAQNRRIDELVDRIKQQQEKLDKQNIRIRTLQNQIQNNMQSFLKRKGDVIPQNGSIEQHDSPQDMASDCHELFLRGETSTGVYTIKPLQSEPFDVFCEMTADGGWTVIQRRQDGSVDFDQLWQAYQSGFGNLNGEFWLGLEKMHSLSKDGNYILKVQLSDWRDELETIKYPFRLSGEESHYSLHILDNASKNLESALANDPTGLPFSTRDKDNDQKSDINCAKHLSGGWWFSNCGHSNLNGRYFVTPPPKQRHQRKQGVFWKTWRGRYYPLKTTTMMIAPSEIENKS; encoded by the exons ATGAAGGTCACAGTCACCAACTTGTTGCTCTGCACTGCCCTCCTTGCAACTACTGGGTCAGGCTTCCCATTCGAGAGGAAGGGGTCAGCTGGAAAGGAGAAGAGGGTCCAGTATGCCGCGTGGGACGATGTGAATGTGCTGGCGCACGGGCTACTGCAGCTGGGCCAGGGGCTCAAAGAGCATGTGGACAAGACCAAGCTCCAGGTGAGAGACATCACTGCCAAGCTGAAGTCTTTCAACAGCACGGTCACTGACCTGGGCAAGCTGACCCTACGGCTGCAGGAGGACAACAAGGTGCTGAGAGCAAGGACCGAAGGtctggaggaaagagagagccaGGTCCTTAACGTCTCATCAGAGCTGCGAGAGAAGGCTGATGAACTgctgacagagaaacagagggtcCACGAGAGGATGAGCCAGCTGGAGGAGAAAATGAATAATGTGCTGCAAGGAGAGGGGTTGCAGGGCGCCAGTGGCAACTCCACTGATGCACGGACCATCCAG TGGATGTTGGAGGCTCAGAACCGGCGGATAGATGAGCTCGTAGAcagaataaaacaacagcaggaaAAACTGGACAAGCAGAACATCCGTATTCGAACTCTTCAAAATCAG ATACAGAATAACATGCAGTCATTTCTGAAGCGGAAAGGCGATGTCATCCCTCAAAACGGCAGCATCGAACAACACGATTCACCACAAG ATATGGCCTCTGACTGTCACGAACTTTTTCTGAGAGGGGAGACAAGCACTGGAGTTTACACAATCAAGCCTTTGCAGTCTGAACCTTTTGATGTTTTCTGTGAAATGACAGCAG ATGGGGGGTGGACAGTCATCCAGAGGCGGCAGGATGGCTCTGTAGATTTTGATCAGCTCTGGCAGGCCTACCAAAGTGGCTTTGGAAACCTCAATG GTGAATTCTGGCTTGGCCTAGAGAAGATGCATTCATTGTCAAAAGATGGTAACTACATCCTCAAGGTCCAGCTCAGCGACTGGAGGGATGAGCTGGAGACCATCAAGTACCCCTTCCGTCTGAGCGGGGAAGAGAGCCACTACTCGCTGCACATCCTGGACAATGCCTCCAAGAATCTGGAGAGTGCGCTCGCTAATGACCCTACCGGCTTGCCCTTCTCCACCCGCGACAAAGATAATGACCAGAAAAGCGACATCAACTGTGCTAAGCACCTTTCTG GCGGGTGGTGGTTTAGCAACTGTGGTCACTCCAACCTGAATGGCAGGTACTTTGTTACCCCACCACCCAAGCAGAGACACCAGAGGAAACAGGGAGTGTTCTGGAAGACTTGGCGCGGCCGCTACTATCCTCTTAAAACAACAACGATGATGATTGCACCCTCTGAGATCGAGAACAAATCTTAG